One Sanguibacter keddieii DSM 10542 genomic window carries:
- a CDS encoding DUF6350 family protein, with protein MNRGPRSDDPTSGRPVGVRRTLEQDTTTRSDGPSSLGGPWVSGVLGAIQAVVFSLAVVVVPAIAMAVAANAQLSASTSGWTAAVPVASRLWLLGHGVPLVTGIATVTIVPLGITAAAVFAVFVSARRTIVPTRSAFWSAAATYTVGTLLVAVSTGSTSGLQLTSAALGGLAVALVGLCWGLLTGPEPGPLADRAAVLAARLPQVVRDGARGAATAAAVVALLSGLLTLLWVMIGWSTVGDVLSDLRLDAASSISLGIAQLALLPNLAVFAGTWIAGPGFAVGSGTHFGPDLVTSAPLPAIPLLGALPAPSAGGGVGVWAPVLVGVAGVVGGWVASRRTEHMLWWHTVVVAGLVGTGAGVAAGTMVALASGVAGPGRLADVGASPVYLGACVAAQVGAGALLVLLVTRAEVHAALASAWRSMRSRRREGAGGERAAAGDGSPDKAGADKAGADKAGADKAGADKAGACTAPADSSAAAETAGGTPAPSRAGAPSTSGTVSEPGSASKTTATSSVPKASGASTTATPSDDAQRASDDV; from the coding sequence GTGAACCGTGGACCTCGCAGCGACGACCCGACCAGCGGCCGCCCCGTCGGCGTGCGTCGGACGCTCGAGCAGGACACCACGACCCGCTCCGACGGGCCCTCGTCGCTCGGTGGCCCCTGGGTGTCGGGCGTCCTCGGCGCGATCCAGGCGGTCGTGTTCTCCCTCGCCGTCGTCGTCGTCCCCGCGATCGCGATGGCCGTCGCGGCCAACGCACAGCTGAGCGCCAGCACGTCGGGCTGGACCGCAGCGGTGCCCGTCGCGTCGCGGCTCTGGCTCCTCGGGCACGGCGTCCCGCTGGTGACCGGGATCGCGACCGTCACCATCGTCCCGCTCGGGATCACCGCAGCCGCGGTGTTCGCCGTCTTCGTGTCGGCCCGACGGACGATCGTCCCCACCCGGTCCGCCTTCTGGTCGGCCGCGGCGACCTACACCGTCGGCACGCTGCTCGTCGCCGTCTCGACCGGGTCGACGAGCGGGCTCCAGCTCACCTCGGCAGCCCTGGGTGGGCTCGCGGTCGCGCTCGTCGGGCTGTGCTGGGGGCTGCTCACCGGACCAGAGCCGGGGCCGCTCGCCGACCGCGCGGCGGTGCTCGCCGCACGGCTGCCCCAGGTCGTCCGTGACGGTGCCCGCGGCGCCGCCACCGCTGCTGCGGTCGTCGCGCTGCTCTCGGGCCTGCTCACCCTGCTCTGGGTGATGATCGGCTGGTCGACGGTCGGAGACGTCCTGAGCGACCTGCGGCTCGACGCCGCCAGCAGCATCTCCCTGGGCATCGCCCAGCTCGCGCTGCTGCCCAACCTCGCCGTCTTCGCCGGGACCTGGATCGCCGGTCCCGGGTTCGCCGTGGGCTCCGGCACGCACTTCGGGCCCGATCTCGTCACCTCGGCGCCGCTGCCCGCCATCCCGCTGCTCGGAGCGCTCCCCGCGCCGTCCGCCGGCGGCGGGGTCGGTGTCTGGGCGCCGGTCCTCGTCGGGGTCGCCGGTGTGGTCGGCGGCTGGGTCGCCAGCCGTCGGACCGAGCACATGCTGTGGTGGCACACGGTCGTCGTCGCCGGGCTGGTCGGTACGGGGGCGGGCGTGGCCGCCGGGACCATGGTCGCGCTCGCCTCGGGCGTCGCCGGCCCTGGGCGGCTGGCCGACGTCGGGGCCTCGCCGGTCTACCTCGGAGCCTGCGTCGCAGCCCAGGTGGGTGCCGGTGCGCTGCTCGTCCTGCTCGTCACCCGCGCCGAGGTGCACGCGGCACTCGCCTCGGCCTGGCGGTCGATGCGGTCGCGCCGGAGAGAGGGCGCGGGTGGCGAGCGCGCCGCAGCGGGGGACGGCTCACCTGACAAGGCCGGGGCTGACAAGGCTGGAGCAGACAAGGCTGGAGCAGACAAGGCCGGAGCCGACAAGGCCGGAGCGTGCACGGCACCGGCAGACTCGTCAGCAGCGGCAGAGACCGCCGGGGGCACGCCTGCGCCGTCTCGTGCGGGCGCACCGTCGACGTCGGGGACGGTCTCCGAGCCTGGCAGCGCCAGCAAGACCACCGCGACCAGCTCCGTCCCGAAGGCGTCAGGCGCGTCGACCACCGCCACGCCCTCCGACGACGCTCAGCGGGCGAGCGACGACGTGTAG
- a CDS encoding DUF3017 domain-containing protein, producing MDDETGERDETDRTHDVTTPGPATLDAGADGVPAGDPPVASLPPSSQVLHPLPVQPRRSPAIWAIVVALVGVLVLVVTVGAHAGALALSGVLAVAGVCRAVTPGAVVGLAVRSRTFDVLFYLFLAAAVAVLTQTTPDV from the coding sequence GTGGACGACGAGACGGGCGAGCGGGACGAGACGGACCGCACCCACGACGTGACGACCCCGGGTCCGGCGACCCTGGACGCGGGAGCCGACGGGGTCCCTGCGGGCGACCCGCCCGTGGCGTCCCTCCCGCCCTCGAGCCAGGTCCTGCACCCGCTCCCCGTCCAGCCCCGACGCAGCCCGGCCATCTGGGCGATCGTGGTGGCGCTCGTCGGGGTCCTCGTCCTCGTCGTGACCGTCGGGGCGCACGCGGGTGCGCTCGCGCTCTCCGGCGTGCTCGCCGTCGCCGGGGTCTGCCGCGCCGTCACACCCGGCGCGGTCGTCGGCCTCGCGGTGCGGTCGCGGACCTTCGACGTGCTCTTCTACCTCTTCCTCGCGGCCGCCGTCGCCGTGCTCACGCAGACGACCCCGGACGTCTAG
- the purN gene encoding phosphoribosylglycinamide formyltransferase, which yields MTPADSVRTPSGSTVPVVGRGDSATARVVVLASGAGSNLAALLAAHDDPAYGARVVAVVTDKPDAGALEHARTAGVACAVVEPQDFETREGWDRALAETVAVFHADYVVSAGFMRILGAGFLSVFGGRTLNTHPALLPSFPGAHGVRDALAYGVRVTGCTVHLIDAGVDTGPIVAQAVVAVEDGDDEATLHERIKTVERSLLVEWVGRVARGGLTVDGRRVVVGTPEG from the coding sequence GTGACTCCTGCAGACTCCGTCCGTACCCCGTCCGGCAGCACCGTCCCCGTCGTCGGTCGCGGCGACAGCGCGACGGCCCGCGTGGTCGTGCTGGCCTCGGGTGCCGGCAGCAACCTCGCGGCGCTGCTCGCGGCCCACGACGACCCCGCCTACGGCGCGCGCGTCGTCGCCGTCGTCACCGACAAGCCCGACGCCGGTGCCCTCGAGCACGCGCGTACCGCCGGGGTCGCGTGCGCCGTCGTCGAGCCCCAGGACTTCGAGACGCGCGAGGGCTGGGACCGGGCGCTCGCCGAGACGGTCGCCGTGTTCCACGCGGACTACGTCGTGAGCGCGGGCTTCATGCGGATCCTCGGTGCCGGCTTCCTCTCGGTGTTCGGCGGCCGCACCCTTAACACGCACCCGGCGCTGCTGCCGTCCTTCCCCGGCGCGCACGGTGTCCGTGACGCCCTCGCCTACGGGGTGAGGGTCACGGGCTGCACGGTGCACCTCATCGACGCAGGGGTCGACACCGGGCCGATCGTCGCGCAGGCCGTGGTCGCCGTCGAGGACGGCGACGACGAGGCGACCCTGCACGAGCGCATCAAGACCGTCGAGCGGTCCCTGCTCGTCGAGTGGGTCGGGCGCGTCGCGCGCGGCGGGCTGACGGTCGACGGCCGTCGGGTCGTCGTCGGGACGCCCGAGGGCTGA
- the purH gene encoding bifunctional phosphoribosylaminoimidazolecarboxamide formyltransferase/IMP cyclohydrolase has protein sequence MSAAHPSVPVAQLDDDSQRPVRRALVSVYDKTGLAELAQALHAAGVEIVSTGSTASTIAAAGVPVTGVEELTGFPECLEGRVKTLHPRVHAGILADTRKADHLAQLDELGITPFELVVVNLYPFTATVASGATPDECVEQIDIGGPSMVRAAAKNHPSVAVVVDPAAYPEVVAAVQDGGFTYAQRKALAAQAFVHTASYDVAVATWMSEVVSPTDVVLTEGTDGLGVSTGFPSWRGATWTRSDVLRYGENPHQGAAIYVAEGATGGLAQAVQLHGKAMSYNNYVDADAAWRAAHDHDGATVAIIKHANPCGIAVGTDIADAHAKAHACDPLSAFGGVIAANGIITKAAAEQIAPIFTEVVVAPGFEPEAVEILSAKKNIRLLQVDGAPSTTVETRPISGGLLVQEVDLVDAASETGGDAPESWTLATGEAADAQTLADLEFAWRAVRAVKSNAILLADGGASVGVGMGQVNRVDSCRLAVERANSGDVERARGAVAASDAFFPFADGLQVLLDAGVRAVVQPGGSVRDAEVVAAAEAAGVTLYLTGTRHFAH, from the coding sequence ATGTCCGCAGCACACCCGTCCGTCCCTGTCGCCCAGCTCGACGACGACTCGCAGCGCCCCGTGCGCCGCGCCCTGGTCAGCGTCTACGACAAGACGGGCCTCGCCGAGCTCGCCCAGGCGCTGCACGCTGCCGGCGTCGAGATCGTCTCGACCGGGTCGACCGCCTCGACCATCGCCGCCGCGGGAGTGCCCGTCACCGGCGTCGAGGAGCTCACCGGGTTCCCCGAGTGCCTCGAGGGCCGCGTCAAGACGCTGCACCCGCGCGTGCACGCAGGCATCCTCGCCGACACCCGCAAGGCCGACCACCTCGCCCAGCTCGACGAGCTCGGCATCACGCCCTTCGAGCTCGTGGTCGTCAACCTGTACCCCTTCACCGCGACCGTCGCCTCGGGCGCCACCCCCGACGAGTGCGTCGAGCAGATCGACATCGGCGGACCGTCGATGGTGCGCGCCGCCGCCAAGAACCACCCGAGCGTCGCCGTCGTCGTCGACCCCGCCGCGTACCCCGAGGTCGTCGCCGCCGTCCAGGACGGCGGGTTCACCTACGCCCAGCGCAAGGCGCTCGCCGCCCAGGCCTTCGTGCACACCGCGAGCTACGACGTCGCCGTCGCCACGTGGATGAGCGAGGTCGTGTCGCCCACCGACGTCGTGCTCACCGAGGGGACCGACGGCCTCGGCGTCTCGACCGGGTTCCCGTCCTGGCGCGGGGCCACGTGGACCCGCTCCGACGTGCTCCGCTACGGCGAGAACCCGCACCAGGGTGCCGCGATCTACGTCGCCGAGGGGGCCACCGGCGGACTCGCCCAGGCCGTCCAGCTGCACGGCAAGGCCATGAGCTACAACAACTACGTCGACGCCGACGCCGCATGGCGCGCCGCCCACGACCACGACGGCGCGACCGTCGCGATCATCAAGCACGCCAACCCCTGCGGCATCGCCGTCGGCACCGACATCGCCGACGCGCACGCCAAGGCCCACGCCTGCGACCCGCTGAGCGCCTTCGGTGGGGTCATCGCCGCCAACGGCATCATCACCAAGGCTGCCGCGGAGCAGATCGCGCCGATCTTCACCGAGGTGGTCGTCGCCCCCGGCTTCGAGCCCGAGGCCGTCGAGATCCTCAGCGCCAAGAAGAACATCCGCCTGCTCCAGGTCGACGGCGCGCCGTCGACGACGGTCGAGACCCGCCCGATCAGCGGCGGTCTCCTCGTCCAGGAGGTCGACCTCGTCGACGCCGCCTCCGAGACCGGTGGCGACGCACCCGAGAGCTGGACCCTCGCGACCGGCGAGGCCGCCGACGCGCAGACGCTCGCCGACCTCGAGTTCGCCTGGCGCGCGGTCCGCGCCGTGAAGTCCAACGCCATCCTCCTCGCCGACGGCGGGGCGTCCGTGGGCGTCGGCATGGGTCAGGTCAACCGCGTGGACTCCTGCCGTCTCGCGGTCGAGCGTGCCAACTCCGGTGACGTCGAGCGTGCTCGTGGCGCCGTCGCGGCCTCCGACGCGTTCTTCCCCTTCGCCGACGGCCTCCAGGTGCTCCTCGACGCCGGTGTCCGCGCCGTCGTGCAGCCGGGCGGGTCCGTCCGTGACGCCGAGGTCGTCGCCGCGGCCGAGGCCGCCGGTGTGACGCTCTACCTCACCGGGACGCGCCACTTCGCGCACTGA
- a CDS encoding FAD-dependent oxidoreductase yields MHRAPSSPASPHLPSELDDTDPLPGPATGPSVVVVGAGLAGAQTVAALRAGGSLGRITVVGAEGVAPYDRPPLSKELFTRPAPAWVGDETGADVEALADETVLDDPAVSLVPGRDGGPSVVTTASGRRLIADVVVLACGSEPVRPAGWESARTLHTLADAAVLRDELTAGRRLVCVGAGWIGAELAGAAAAVGVEVTVVEAAAVPLHRQLGPEVGALLRTWYGTADVTLVTGVTVTSVGPEGVHVDHGTHREMLGADVVVAAVGARPATSWLDGAVPRGPRGEVLTDAHGRVLADAAAQDVPDAPQPAVWAVGDCATRTDPAWGHVHGGHWSAALLDPGTVARSVLGQDAVPVPAPYVFSKQLGHDLALFGLPDAGRDRVVLRGDPAAGGWVACYVSDGGLVTGILVVDSPREVAAARRLMAHGPARLDLGLVADPGVPLKTTAVALPA; encoded by the coding sequence ATGCATCGAGCGCCTTCCTCCCCCGCGTCGCCGCACCTGCCGTCCGAGCTCGACGACACAGATCCCCTCCCCGGACCCGCGACGGGCCCCTCGGTGGTCGTCGTGGGTGCCGGTCTCGCCGGGGCGCAGACCGTGGCCGCGCTGCGGGCGGGCGGCTCGCTGGGCAGGATCACCGTGGTGGGCGCCGAGGGCGTCGCCCCGTACGACCGCCCACCCCTGTCGAAGGAGCTCTTCACCCGGCCCGCGCCCGCGTGGGTCGGGGACGAGACCGGTGCCGACGTCGAGGCCCTCGCCGACGAGACGGTGCTCGACGACCCGGCGGTCTCCCTGGTCCCGGGCCGCGACGGCGGCCCGAGCGTCGTGACCACGGCGTCCGGACGGCGGCTCATTGCGGACGTGGTGGTCCTGGCCTGCGGGTCGGAGCCGGTGCGGCCTGCCGGGTGGGAGTCGGCCCGGACGCTGCACACCCTGGCCGACGCCGCGGTCCTGCGCGACGAGCTCACGGCGGGTCGCCGACTGGTGTGCGTGGGGGCGGGCTGGATCGGGGCGGAGCTCGCCGGTGCGGCGGCCGCGGTCGGCGTCGAGGTCACCGTGGTCGAGGCGGCGGCGGTGCCGCTGCACCGTCAGCTCGGCCCCGAGGTCGGCGCGCTGCTGCGCACCTGGTACGGCACGGCGGACGTCACCCTCGTCACCGGGGTCACCGTGACGTCGGTGGGCCCCGAGGGCGTCCACGTCGACCACGGGACCCACCGGGAGATGCTCGGCGCGGACGTCGTCGTCGCGGCCGTCGGCGCGCGACCGGCCACGTCGTGGCTGGACGGCGCGGTGCCCCGCGGCCCCCGCGGAGAGGTGCTCACCGACGCGCACGGCCGCGTGCTCGCGGACGCTGCGGCGCAGGACGTCCCCGACGCTCCGCAGCCCGCCGTCTGGGCCGTCGGCGACTGCGCGACCCGCACCGACCCCGCATGGGGTCACGTGCACGGCGGTCACTGGTCTGCGGCGCTGCTCGACCCCGGGACGGTGGCCCGGTCGGTCCTCGGGCAGGACGCCGTCCCTGTCCCGGCGCCCTACGTGTTCTCGAAGCAGCTGGGGCACGACCTCGCGCTCTTCGGCCTCCCCGACGCCGGCAGGGACCGCGTCGTGCTGCGCGGCGACCCCGCTGCCGGAGGGTGGGTCGCCTGCTACGTGTCGGACGGGGGGCTCGTCACCGGGATCCTCGTGGTCGACTCCCCGCGGGAGGTGGCGGCCGCCCGCCGCCTCATGGCGCACGGGCCGGCCCGGCTCGACCTGGGCCTGGTCGCCGACCCCGGGGTCCCGCTCAAGACGACCGCGGTGGCCCTGCCCGCCTGA
- a CDS encoding MIP/aquaporin family protein, giving the protein MSHDAHAPTTITETVTVQTAVDDPAATTTTTTAPRTSLLAVAGAELFGTFLFVFVGLGAALYATTQGLSTFEVALAYGIALMGALAAVGHVSGGHFNPAVTLGSTLAGRTSWKRLPAYWGAQLVGAVAGAAALFAALPASFASESSGFATLRDFFSTTANGYGVHSAAYRSAETAFYAPYLAQGFPRDQVDEAIAAGQLAAPTLPTFDTVEVVIFEVVLTALFVGVFLAVTDRRVRSRMVPVVLGLSFAALLLVATPMSNGSLNPARSVAAAVFSDGWAFSQLWVFLVAPLAGAAIAALFYRGFASGPTALSVAVATGMRDEIAVEEEAADAEARDELFDRSARTAGTTSTTGTTGKDDADQVGSTDEDDEVAGSAETAESSETRSDDVAPPAATEKFAPKTTAKGSAKDSSTTSDKAEADGPEDAADAAGTDSTDDTRPTGGSPKTT; this is encoded by the coding sequence ATGTCACACGACGCCCACGCACCGACGACGATCACGGAGACCGTGACCGTCCAGACCGCGGTCGACGACCCCGCGGCGACGACGACCACGACGACCGCCCCACGCACGTCGCTCCTCGCCGTCGCCGGCGCCGAGCTCTTCGGCACCTTCCTGTTCGTCTTCGTCGGTCTCGGCGCGGCGCTCTACGCGACGACGCAGGGGCTGAGCACCTTCGAGGTCGCCCTCGCCTACGGCATCGCCCTCATGGGTGCGCTCGCCGCCGTCGGGCACGTCTCCGGCGGGCACTTCAACCCGGCCGTCACCCTCGGGTCCACCCTGGCCGGACGCACCTCCTGGAAGCGCCTGCCCGCGTACTGGGGAGCCCAGCTCGTCGGTGCGGTGGCCGGTGCCGCCGCGCTGTTCGCCGCCCTCCCCGCGAGCTTCGCGTCCGAGTCCTCGGGCTTCGCGACGCTCCGTGACTTCTTCTCGACGACCGCGAACGGCTACGGCGTCCACTCCGCCGCGTACCGGTCCGCCGAGACGGCCTTCTACGCCCCGTACCTCGCCCAGGGCTTCCCGCGCGACCAGGTCGACGAGGCCATCGCCGCCGGGCAGCTCGCCGCGCCGACGCTGCCGACCTTCGACACCGTCGAGGTCGTCATCTTCGAGGTCGTGCTGACCGCGCTGTTCGTCGGCGTGTTCCTGGCCGTCACGGACCGCCGCGTGCGCTCGCGCATGGTCCCCGTGGTCCTCGGCCTGAGCTTCGCCGCGCTGCTCCTGGTGGCGACACCCATGTCGAACGGCTCCCTCAACCCGGCCCGCTCCGTCGCGGCCGCCGTGTTCTCCGACGGCTGGGCCTTCAGCCAGCTCTGGGTGTTCCTCGTCGCCCCGCTCGCGGGCGCGGCGATCGCCGCGCTGTTCTACCGCGGCTTCGCCTCCGGCCCCACCGCGCTCAGCGTGGCCGTCGCGACCGGCATGCGTGACGAGATCGCCGTCGAGGAGGAGGCCGCTGACGCAGAGGCCCGCGACGAGCTCTTCGACCGCTCGGCGCGCACGGCCGGCACGACCAGCACGACCGGCACGACCGGCAAGGACGACGCCGACCAGGTCGGCAGCACGGACGAGGACGACGAGGTCGCAGGATCGGCTGAGACGGCTGAGTCGTCTGAGACCCGCTCCGACGACGTGGCGCCCCCGGCTGCCACCGAGAAGTTCGCGCCGAAGACGACGGCGAAGGGCTCGGCGAAGGACTCGAGCACGACCTCGGACAAGGCTGAGGCCGACGGTCCGGAGGACGCCGCTGACGCTGCTGGCACCGACAGCACCGACGACACCCGTCCCACCGGTGGTTCCCCGAAGACCACCTGA